GACGACGAGGATCGCCGCCAGTGGGATGACAAGGCGGACCCGGACATCCAACGCACGATTGAAGAGTCCAAGGGGAAGGGGAAAGCGCCGGTGCCTCGCAGGGAGCTCATCATGCCGGATGATGAGTAGGTGCCGGAGACAGAGTcggcgaccggcggcgacaacatgagcttttgtttttttgggtTAGCTCCTCTTATTTATGTACTAGGATGTATAGTTAAGATGATGAACTTGCCGTAATGATGGATGTTGAATGCTACTCTTTCcattccaaaaaaaacaattcacataattttttttctcatttgtttcgCAATACATCTCACTTTTTTCTTGGCTCCCGCACCTGgtcaataactactcacatcaaTTTAATTTTGATCCAATAAAAATGGCGAGGCACTAGAAATAAGACTTTTTTCAAGGTTTTTGGTcaaagtgcacaaatctatatgagatGTATtgtgaaacggagagagtatgtaGTTTAACCGGACGGACTTGCCATGGATGAATGCTAGGTTAATTTCGTGCGAAgcttttttaaaattttcagtTCTCGATTCCGTTTGTGTTCTGCATGACGTATTTCTGAACTGCGTTTTCAGATTCAGTTTTTTCTTAGCGAAATTTTAGGACTCAGATGATCCGAACTTGGTGTATATGGGGTGTATGTACTGTAGATGCTCTAAAAACACTACTCGACTCAGTTCGTGGATTCAGGCTTCTCAGCAATTTACCTTTGGGCCTATGCGTGCAATTTTCCGAACAGAAGGCCCAACGCACACGCTACATCGAAGCAACTCAGAACCCAAAGCCCAAGGGAAGCCAAGCCCAGAGCACACGGTTGCCACATGCCCGGCTGGCTACACGCAGCTGTGACCAATCAGGGCGCAAGAGTACCCACCACACGGATCGCCCCCTCCACGATCCGCGTGCCTCCCCTCAAAACGTATCCAGCCGTCCACCCCAAGAAAATCCAACGCCCCAAACCCATCTTCCCTGCCAAAACCAAAACTCACCGCCCCCGAAAATACAAGTCATTTCGCATCTCCCGCCGACCCGCCGCCTACTTAACCCACCTAATCCCCACCGTCTTTCCTCACTCCTCCAATTCCCAAATCTTCCGAGCGACAGTTCTTCCTTTCTCCCCCAATCAAAGACAACAAACCTCCCATCCCGATGGCCCGCACGAAGCAGACGGCGAGGAAGTCGACCGGCGGCAAGGCGCCGCGGAAGCAGCTGGCGACCAAGGCGGCGCGCAAGTCCGCCCCGGCCACAGGCGGCGTGAAGAAGCCccaccgcttccgcccgggtACCGTCGCGCTCCGGGAGATCCGCAAGTACCAGAAGAGCACGGAGCTGCTCATCCGCAAGCTGCCGTTCCAGCGCCTGGTGCGGGAGATCGCGCAGGACTTCAAGACGGACCTCCGCTTCCAGAGCTCCGCCGTCTCCGCGCTGCAGGAGGCCGCCGAGGCGTACCTCGTCGGGCTCTTCGAGGACACCAACCTCTGCGCCATCCACGCCAAGCGCGTCACCATCATGCCCAAGGACATCCAGCTCGCGCGCCGCATCCGTGGTGAGAGGGCGTAGAGTGCTTCGTAGTGCCTCAATGGAGTTGTAGAGATGTTTGTTTCTTAGCCTTAGCTTTTGTCGCCTGGTGGCAGTGTGGTAGGAAAAATCTTCCTTCGTGTTATTGTTGTCATGTTATGTCGTGGTGTGCAATCCGCAGCTACCATCTTgtatgtgaaagttggctatCAGGTCATTTTTTGTGCTTGTGATACTTATTGTTGTCGTCTGATGCAAATTGCAACGAATGTTGGTTTAGTTCATCCCATAGCCTAACATTTTAATCTAATTTGCGATGGTGTGGGTGAAATTACTGCATACTCACAACTGAAGCTATGTTGTTAATCAACATCTTAAACTAATTTGTAATGACACATTTTAATCCGGTCTGCAGTTAGATTCCTAGATGAAATTTGTGATGGCGTAGTTGAAACGAATTCCAGTAATCAATCTGAAGCCGCTTCAGTTGTCACAACTCTTGGGCCCTTGGTTGCGTCGCCTGTTTTTGTCCTGAATCTGAACATTTAGGTAATGCTTTCATTACTCCATTCTGTTCACCAATGGTATAATATTTCCTCTTGTCCAGGTTCATCATATCTTTCCGCTTGAACGTATCACAAATTTTTACTGAATTTCTACTCCAGTGTTGTAATCGAAACAGCATGGACTTCTTAGTTCTGAACATACAGCCTTACAAGACACGTTATCTGAAGATACAGAATTTCTGAATCCTGGACCATTACGTTTGTTGTTTTAAGATAATCCACTGCTTTATTAAACAGGAATATATTGAAATTCCAACTGGACAACTCTAGTCAGAAAATCTGGAATAGTACCGAAATGAGAAACTAATCTACTCCAGAGTAGTATTAAGAGCATGTTTAGCACAAACATGTGCAGCACTGTTCGCCTCACGCTTGATAAAGGAGATATCAAAACTCTCGGAAGAGCTACCAAGCTGTTGATGCTCCTTCAGAATATGTATGCCTGCAAACTTGAGCTGTCTAGGATCCTTCCAAAGAGTAATAATTTGTTGACAGTCAATCTGCACTGCAGCATCACCTTGGCCTTGGGCCTTTGCTGCCTCCACCAGCCCTTCTCGACACACCAGTAATTCACTGATAAACGGGTCAATTACACCTGCCTGAAGCTTTGAACCAGCCGACAAGAAATTACCCTGATGTTCCTCTCGAGTCTCGATCAACAGAACGGATCCATCAGTATTCACCATTACCCAGCCAGTAGTAGGCGGCAGCCACTTCTGGGGTTCAAAATTCACTTTCTCCCCTCCGATAGGTAGCTCCAAAGTTGCCAGATGTTCCTTCCTCCACAAGCTGCATCGACCGCAAAGGTTGAAATTTCTTTTCACTATGGACATAGCTCTTCCGGCTATTCCATAGTGTCCACATAACAGTGACAGCTAGAGCTCTCTGATTCTTGATCAGCATTGGACCATTATTACGTTTTGTTATATCCTCAAATCAGAACCAGTTTCTCGCATCTGACTTGCTTGCTTCAATCCCTATCAAGACCATCCTTCATCTTGGAGATTTGGTACCATGCAAGCAGTAGTGAGAATCTGTTATGATCCTGGCAAGCAAAACCTGCAAACAGACACATGACTTCAGTTGCAAGTGTTGTTGCCGTTGCGTTTCTTCTTGCCTCTCTGATGCCACGTCATTGTCAAAACTGCGTTATCCTTCCAGCGACACTTTACTCAACTGAATGCAACGCAGTGACATGGATgctgcagttttttttcttcctctatCTATTCTCGCCGAGTCCGGCGAACGATTGCTTCTTAATTGCGTGCTTAATCAAAAGCCGCGAAACATTTGAATAACTGTACTTAGTCGTGCAGTGACGAGGTTTAACGCTATTAGCCACCGGATCACAAAAAGTATGAAGCAGTCAACTGCGTCCAACCAACACTTCCAGCAATCCAGTCGGCGAATTCCCTCCTTCCACGGGACACGTTTGGCCGCGCTGCCAAGCATATCCCTTCGCCGCTACCCGCACCCATGCGGCACAGACGTGGAACCCGTAGTACCTGATCCGACACGCCCCCCCGCCTATTTCAATCCTCGGACCGCGGACCGGATGCCACCTACCATCTGAGCCTCATTAACTCCAAATCGATCCAcgcaagaagaagagctaGCTAGTAGGACGAtcgtgcagcagcagccagcagaaGGTGATCACGAGGTAGTAGTAGTAACGATCATGGATCacgcggcggaggcgcagcGGACGGACCTGATGACGATCACGCGGCACGCGCTGAACGAGCAGGGGCGGCACCCGGAGTCCCGGGGCGACTTCACCATCCTCCTCTCCCACATCGTCCTCGGCTGCAAGTTCGTCGCATCCGCCGTCAACAAGGCCGGCCTCGCCAAGCTCAtcggcctcgccggcgtcaCCAACGTCCAGGCACGCACCGCTCGTCCGCTCCCATCCTTATCCTGCCGATTAATTATCTACACCTCGAGTCCCTTTCGATCTCTCCCCGTGTTTGTTTAATTCTTGTGTTGACATGCGAGAGATGAATCAAGCGCAGGGAGAGGAGCAGAAGAAGCTGGATGTGCTGTCCAATGAAGTCTTTGTCAAGGCGCTCGTCAGCAGCGGCCGCACTGTATGTATTGCACCTCTGACTCTCCTGAAGATTAGTACTAGCTCAAACCTTGACGGTTTCTTCTACCCATGAtatactactacctccgttcctaaatacttgtagCTGTTTTAGTGCATTAACGGagatagtactccgtactgcGATTCTTTCCGGTAATTTGGACAATTCTGAGTTAATTCAGGCTCTGAATTTGCCTTTCTGGTGTGCAGTGTGTTCTCGTGTCCGAAGAGAACGAGGAGGCCATATTCGTCGATGCTCCCCTGCGTGGAAAGTACGCACCCGGCAGCTTATTATGCTCTCACCAGTTGCATGTGTTTGTGTCTCACTCTCACCAAGGTTCCTTTTACTGTTCAGGTATTGCGTCTGCTTTGATCCGTTGGATGGCTCCTCCAACATCGACTGCGGCGTCTCCATTGGAACAGTATGCGTCCttcaaaacttttttttgggaaTACATCATTTCAGAAGCGGAATTGAGATTAGAGCCCAGAACGTGTTATTGGTTCATTGCTGCAATCAGATCGATGCTCCTGTTCCTTTCCATAGATCTTTGGGATCTACATGATCAAAGAAAAGGACAACGCCACTTTGGAGGATGTACTGCAACCTGGAACTGACATGATTGCTGCTGGCTACTGCATGTATGGGAGTTCATGCACGGTAATTACGTCCCCCTAACTGTATCTTCCCTGCTAAATaacagtactccctcccatGGTAATTTTTTTCATACCTTAATGAAGTAGTTGACCCAAGCTCTTGATCCTAAATTGACCGCTATCTCATTTGTGGCAGCTTGTCCTAAGCACGGGAAATGGTGTAAATGGTTTCACTCTCGATCCTTCCCTTGGGGAGTTCATACTAACTCATCCGAACATAAAGGTTTGTGGTACATGAACAACacaattctttttttcaatttttgatTGATCTGCAACCAAAGGTTAGTCTAACTTAAATGTCTATGTATCTTACACTTCTTTGTCGTGTGCAGATaccaaagaaaggaaagatctATTCGGTCAATGAAGGGAATGCCCAAAACTGGGATGCGCCCACAGCAAAGTATGCAGATTGATTGTATACCTCATTCTAAGTTGACAAATATCAGTCTCTCCTAACAAGCCAAGCTGAATTTTCCTGCCAACATTTCAGGTTTGTTGAGAAATGCAAGTTCCCCCAAGACGGTACATCAGCAAAATCCTTAAGATACATTGGAAGGTGAGATATTTCCCGCGGTTATTTCTGTACGATTACTCATCTGGACTGCTTCTGTTTAACTGAAACTAATGATCATGTTAACGTTATTCTGCTCCTTCTGAATGGTTCGGTGCACACTCCACAGTATGGTTGCTGATGTCCACCGTACCCTGCTATATGGAGGCATATTTCTGTACCCTGCGGACAAAAAGAGCCCGAACGGGAAACTTCGGTACGCTGTTGCTGACAGCCTCTTCTTCATGCATCCTCGGCTGATTATCGATATATGCATTCCTGTGGGTGGTGACATGTCGTGGTATTTGCAGTATTCTGTATGAAGTTTTTCCCATGTCATTCCTGATGGAGCAAGCTGGAGGCCAGGCTTTCACTGGCAAACAGCGGGTACGCTGAATTCGCCCAATTAGTTATTTGTCAGAGCAAAAAATTTCCATGTCATCTTGATACTATGTAACTGTGCCTGATTCTAGCAGTAGCACATTTGAACCTGCCTGGACGCATTTACAGTGTTAGAGAAAATGTTGCCGAAAAAAGAAATCATATCTTAACTGAAAATGTATTGCTGCGTTTTGCATTGCAGGCCCTTGAACTCGTTCCTACAGAGATCCATCAGAGGTCTCCGATATTCCTCGGGAGCTACGATGATGTGGAGGAGATGAAATCATTGTATGCTTCAGAGTCAAGCACGGCCTGATCTGGGTGTAACAGGATCAGTGAGATACTTATCTTGTGTTCTTGACCTTGATTGTAATTACTCGTTATGGACACTCGGTGGTACTCTGTGGATGTATCGGTCGATATAGCATTgggtcggagcacggtctccggtaCCGGTGATGCCGAGCACCTCCTTTtcggttcggtggagggcgaggtgatcggtccggcgatcgccggagtgactatagacacgaagtgttgACACGAGAGTTTACCCAGGTCCGGACcatccggaggtgtaataccctacgtcctgctttagAGTTGTATTTCTTAATGTGAGtgttacaggttgccggggagttTCCGAGctttgctacttgtccctctaagggctTGGCTATTTGGGTGAATGCTGAACTGATCGGAATGGAACCCTTTTACCGGTGGCATCGGTTCTCCTTTTATaaacaaggggataccacaggtgcctatacacgcagcgtgacacgtttccAAGACtcgtgtcacagccacatgaAGTACAACTTTGCTCATCCATGCTAGACGCCATGCAacgcccggtccactgtatatggtagaaaaaatggttcgtagggtagtcgccctagccttgctaagcaagttaggtctgctgataagactcctgtcggtgcattaaatgcactgcgcccgccgtcttgtcctgtcttcacctTCACTAagggtcgtctcctcgaggcaggcttcccggactcATCGCTTCCTGGGAGGTCTTCCTGACgaggcttcgtcactggcgacccacacgtcccgtatcagtgggaccccgtgggccactggtacgacagtagccccctggcgtgggccggcagccttgaagcttccagcaagtgctatcctcggtcgTTGCCAGGCTATGCCCTAAACGACGCATGGGTCCCAAGGGGGAACCCCCCCGGCACCCGGCCTCGCGAGCCACATTTATAGTTCCACTCCTCCAtgcgaaacggtcgggcgcatgatttcgtgccttatcccccttaatcaccagagggttaaggccacgtcgcgcccCCCCCTCTTAATccccgattctttagggcactttattACCggtcgtgggggtgtccgttacGGCCCGCTAGCCCTGATAAATACTCAAGGCCGGCagcgggcactccccattgcctcttgcttctgccattgcctcctcctAAGCTCTCCGCGCCCCCAACTCCGACCAGTCCagctctccacctccgccgatgttttccaagggccagaaccgtcccacggggagcaccagcaagggGGAAAAGCGCGAAAAGGCCAGTAAGAAGGAGCTGTTGGACAGGGGCCGGAAGGATGAGGAAATGCGGGCTAAGTTCGccttctccccccccccccgggtacaacgtcgagggggtcgacaagctggtcttggcgctggccaccaagcacaacgagtacGGGCCGACACGGATTCTCCCCATCGGTGCGGAGCACGACGGGcagtacttccggatcttcgggaggttcatcctcgccgggttc
The Brachypodium distachyon strain Bd21 chromosome 2, Brachypodium_distachyon_v3.0, whole genome shotgun sequence genome window above contains:
- the LOC100834710 gene encoding histone H3.2, with the protein product MARTKQTARKSTGGKAPRKQLATKAARKSAPATGGVKKPHRFRPGTVALREIRKYQKSTELLIRKLPFQRLVREIAQDFKTDLRFQSSAVSALQEAAEAYLVGLFEDTNLCAIHAKRVTIMPKDIQLARRIRGERA
- the LOC100834106 gene encoding fructose-1,6-bisphosphatase, cytosolic, whose protein sequence is MDHAAEAQRTDLMTITRHALNEQGRHPESRGDFTILLSHIVLGCKFVASAVNKAGLAKLIGLAGVTNVQGEEQKKLDVLSNEVFVKALVSSGRTCVLVSEENEEAIFVDAPLRGKYCVCFDPLDGSSNIDCGVSIGTIFGIYMIKEKDNATLEDVLQPGTDMIAAGYCMYGSSCTLVLSTGNGVNGFTLDPSLGEFILTHPNIKIPKKGKIYSVNEGNAQNWDAPTAKFVEKCKFPQDGTSAKSLRYIGSMVADVHRTLLYGGIFLYPADKKSPNGKLRILYEVFPMSFLMEQAGGQAFTGKQRALELVPTEIHQRSPIFLGSYDDVEEMKSLYASESSTA